The Piliocolobus tephrosceles isolate RC106 chromosome 4, ASM277652v3, whole genome shotgun sequence genome contains the following window.
ATGGGTCATGGCTGGGGACACTCCTTTTCTGCAATCTGAGTTGCTTCAATTATAATATGGATCTACCCATGGCACAATTATTCCACAAACCAGACCAGAAAACTCTAATTCATGGACAAAGCACACTGCGTCAATTTACTTGACAGAAAAAATTTCCAACTCTTCAGAATGCCCATCCCTGTCCCTCAAAAAAAGATCAACTTACAGTAGGCAATTAGTTTGGTAAGCTGGCACAAAGGAGTATATGATCTAACAAACACAGCAGGATGTTCACAATCAGGGCAGGATGACTTGTTTGGAAGTAATATAACTGAGGGGGCTTATTTCACCTTTACATAATACAGACTAGTGGTGATAAGCTCCCAAGTCAAAACACTCTGGGTTGAAGCCTCAGTTCTGCCACTGAACCAATGTGAACTCTGGGCAGATTATTTAACCtcgctaagcctcagttttccacATTAGTAAAATAGTAATATTGTATAAccgggatttttttcttttgtgtacatACTGTAACTTAAATATTAACATAAGCAGCAAACATGTCCCAGCCCATATAATAAGCGCAAGAGCCTTAGTCTCCATAATTAAGGCGCCATACCAGGTACAACATGGagctgaaggaaaaaagaagaaagcaggttGGGGAGGGAGTtgtgggagaggcaggagggacAGTGTGAGACCCAGAACCAAAGAGCACTGAGTATGCCTGGGGGCAGTGGAGGCCCCACCAAAGCTGACACTGACGTGATCTGTCCTTCCAATCAGTCTGCTCCCTTGGGCCCCGTCACTTAGATATCACCCAGAAGCCTATATGAAAATTACTCATTTGTTGagccatttctttctccataaacAGTTTCAGGTAAACAATGGCAATTATATTCCCACTGAATGAAAATCAGtggaatacaatttttttttttttttttttttgagacagggtctcactctgtcgcccaggctggagtacagtctcactctgtcacccaggctggagtacagtggcaggatcatgggtCACTGTgaccttgacctccctgggcttaggcaatccttccacctcagcctcccaagtagctggggtaccacaggtgtgtgccaccatcctcagtcaattttttgtattttttttttttgtagagatggggttctgccatgttgtccaggccagtctcaaactcttggactcaagtgatccttctacctcggcctctcaaagtgatgggattacaggtgtgagccactgcacctggcctcaagtacAGAGTAACAGGAGTTTACTCAACTTCATTTTACCACCAAGTGACCATTTTTCAGATGTTCTAGATTTATTTACACACAGCCTCCTTGTTGAGGCTGACCTGCTAAGAAGCATCTGATTTGGAAGAGAAGAACAATTTATAACTCATGCACAATCATGGCACTTAGGAGAAACATATACCATCTCAACAAAGTTCTCTGTAACTTActttactaaacatttaaaaaagacagacctcggccaggcacagtggctcacgcctataatcccagcactttgggaggccgcggcgggcggatcacgaggtcaggagtttgagaccagcctggccaacatggtgaaaccccgtctctactaaaaatacaaaattagccacacatggtggcaggtgcctgtaatcccagctactcaggaggctgaggcaggagaatcacttgaacccaggaggcggaggttgcagtgagccaagatcacaccattgcactccagcctgggtgacagagtgagattccacctcaaaaaaaaaaaaaagacaagtctgTCATGGTGGCGCATGGCTTTAGTCCTATTGCTCAGGAGGTTAagtcaggaggatcccttgagcccaggagttcaaggccagcctggacaaaaacCCAGTGATTGATacacaagaaatacaaaacaaaggtAAATGTCATGTTAAAGAGCTAAATTAATTCATTACTTGATCGAGTGCCTACTACAGAACATGACTGCAAGAACGAGTacggaggaaagaaagaaggaaagaggaaaagggaaaggaaggaaagaaaaagaaaaggaaaggaagaaatcctgAGTAGACACAGAACAGGGGTGCTGGGAATTAGACGCTTGGGATGGGGATTGAACCTGCGCGTTAAAGTCACAAAGGAATATCCCACTGTGATACCAATTGTGCTGATTCAGTCTGGCTACAGCCCTCAAAAGTCTTCTGGCCCCTCCCCTGCCATCAGGTGCTATCACCTGCCACCTTTAAATCCACCACACAGAGAACAGCCCACTTTCTTTAAAGGGCCTCCACAAAGTGACAGCTCCCTCAGGAGTATGACAATCCTCAATATTCACTCTTGCCTTGCCTTCAATCCCAGGACAAAGCTCATGCCCCCCTCCTCTGCTTCTAATTCTAACTTAACTAATTAGGACCATCAGGCAGGAGGATGGACGTAAACCCCACCAACTGAAGATACCTGCTGTGCTGAGATGCATCCAGTGCCAAAAAGTGAAGAGCTGGAAATGCCCGGGGCAGAGAGTTAAAGTGAGGGGCCAAACTGGCAGAAAAGCGGCACCACGGGGTGTAAAACAGGACTAGAGTACAGTCACTACCGTTTGGGTTCAGAAAATCCATAAGGTCCTGTGGTAAAAGAAACAAGCATTAAAGTCAGCAGTAAAAGTACATTTTTCTGAAAGGATACCCAAGAAACAGGACATACTGCTGCTCCAGGGAGAGGAACGGGTGGGTGGGAGCAGCGAGAGGAGGGACCCTCAGGAACCTTTTGGATTTTGAACCATATGAATCCAGGAATCAGCAAAAAAGTACGATCAAAAACTATCACTTTTTTTAAGTCTTGCTGAATTAAGCCGAAAGTTTTAAACTTTCCTCTGCACTTTCCTAATATTACaacagttattttaatatttttcataattcatCATTtcaaatacaggcatacctcatttgaCTGCATTTCGCTCCACTGCACTTTGCAGACATTGCATTTTTTGcagattgaaggtttgtggcaacacTGCATCGAGTTAAGttttccaatagcatgtgctcaattttgtgtctgtgtcacattttggtaattcttgcaatatttcaaagtttttcgttattattatatctgttatggtgatctatgACCAGtatctttgatgttactgttgtcattgttttggggtgccacaagCTGTACCCATAGAAGATAGTGAACTTTATCAATAAATGTctatgttctgactgctccaccgaCCAGCTGTTccacatctctctccctctcctctggcCTCTCCCTCAGACATAACAATACTGACAATACTGCAATTAGATgaattaataaccctacagtggcctctgtttaagtgaaaggaagagttgcacagctctcattttaaatcaaagcCAAAAATGATTAAGCGTAGTGAGGAAGCCATGCCGAATGCCAACATAGGAtacaggctgaaagctaggcctcttacACCAAACAGCCACGttataaatgcaaaggaaaagtttttaaaggaagTCAATGTGCTACTCCATCCAGTGCAGTGACCTCtgatgcttaaaaataaaaataaaaataaaaataagtgctactcagtgaatacacaaatgataagaaagcgaAACAGCATTATTGCTCATATGGAGAAAATCTTAATGCtatggatagaagatcaaaccagtcacaacagttaagccaaagcctaaatccagagcaaggccttaactctcttcaattctacaaaggctgagagaagtgaggaagctgcagaggaaAAGTCTGAAGTTAGCTGGGGTTGGCTCATGAGGTTtgagaaagaagctgtctctagaacataaaagtgcaaggtgaggCAGCAAGTGCTGATAGAGAAGCTACAACATACTAACATCAAAgaccaatgaaaaaaaaaaaaagagaagctgcAACAACTTACCCAGAACATCTAACTAAGagaattgatgaaggtggctatacTCAATAACCAATTTTCATGTAGATAAAACAGCCTTCTATCAGAATAACATGGTGTCTTAAGACTTTCATAGCTAAACAAGAGatgtcaatgcctggcttcaaaggacaGACGGACTCTTTTTAGAGGCCAGTGCAGCtggtgtcttatttatttatttgacaataagtcttatttatttatttatttgacaaggtcttgctctgtcacccaggctggagtacagtggcataatcatggctcacagcagcctcaacctcctgggttcaagcaatcctgcctcagtctcccaagtagctggtgcccaccaccacgcctggcaaatgtttgtagtttttgtagagacagcgtttcaccatgttccccaggctggtctggaactcctaggtttaagcaatccacccaccttggcctctgaaagtactgtgattacaggtatgagcaaccACAGGGCCAATGCTCATTGCTCATTgcccattctgaaaatcctagggcctttaaaaattatgctaaatttaCTTTGCCAGTACTCTAGAAAAGGAGGAACAAAACCTGGATGACAATATATCTGCTTACAGCATGGTTTCCTGAGTATTTTAGGCCCAATGTTGAGACcgactgctcagaaaaaaagattcctttcaaaatattacactCATTGACAATGCCTCTGGTCACCCAAGAGTTCTGGTGGAGATGCACAAgcagatgaatgttgttttcaggCCTGCTAACACAgtatccattctgcagcccatgaatcaaGGGGGGATTTCAACTTTtaactcttattatttaagaaatacatttctttttttttttttttttttttttttttttttgagacggagtcttgctctgccgcccaggctggagtgcagtggccggatctcagctcactgcaagctctgcctcccgggttcacgccattctcctgtctcagcctcccgagtagctgggactacaggcgcccgcctcgtcgcccagctagttttttgtattttttagtagagacggggtttcaccatattagccaggatggtctcgatctcctgacctcgtgatccgcccgtctcggcctcccaaagtgctgggattacaggcttgagccaccgcgcccggccaagaaatacatttcataaggctatagttGCCATAGATGGCAATTCCTCTGATGGATTTGGGCAAAATAAAcggaaaaccttctggaaatgatttaccattctagatgactttaaaaatatgtgtgattcatgggaggtggtcaaaatatcaacattaacaggcaTTTGGAATAAGCTGactccaaccctcatggatgacgttgaggagttcaagacttcaatGGAGGGTGGAATTGCAGATGTgatagaaatagcaagaaaactaggATTAGAAGTGGAGTCTGAAGATAGGAttgaattgctacaatctcatgataaaacttgaagagatgaggagttgctttttatggataaacaaagaaagtagttttttgagatggaatctacgcctggtgaagatgctgtgaacgcTGTTGAAATGACGACAAAGGATTTACgatattccataaacttagctGATAATGCAGtcgcagggtttgagaggattgactccaaatttgaaagaagttctattgtgggcaaaatgctatcaaacagcattgcatgctacagagaattCTTTCGTGAAAGAAGAATCAATCAGTGTGGCAAACTTCAATGTTGTCTTAAGAAACTGTGGgccacaggccaggcatggtggctcctgcctgtaatcccagcactttggaaggccaaggtgggcagatcacttgaggtcaggagttcgagaccagcctggccaacatggtgaaaccctgtctctactacaaatacaaaaattagctgggcatgtggtgcacacctctaatcccagctacttggcgaGAGGTTGTAGTGGGAGAATAGCTCGAACCTGgtagacggaggttgcagtgagctgagatcaggccactgcactcccgcctgggtgacagaatgagactccatctcaaaaaaaacaaaaaaaagaaaagaaaaagaaaaagaaagagagaaactgtgggccaggcatggtggttcacaactcacaacactttgggaggccaagacaggaggatcacttgagcccaggagtttgagaccagcctatgcaacTTAGTttgacctcatctctacaaaaaaaaagaaaaaaattagccaggtatgctggcacatgcctgtattcccagctactcgggaggctgagctgggaagatcatttgagcctgggaggtcaaggctgcagtgagccatggtctcgccaccacactccagcctgggtgacagagcaatactcttgTCTCAAAGAAATTGCCAGAGCCACCCCAGGCCTCAGTAACTACcatcctgatcagtcagcagccatcaacatcaaggcaagaccctctaccaccaaaaagattacaactcactgaagcctcaagtgatcgttagcattttttagcagtaaagtatttttaaattaaggtatctacattttttaaacataatgctaCTGCATACTTAATAAACTACAATATAGTATGACTTCtgtatgcactgggaaaccaaaaaactCATGTGATTTGCTACactgcaatatttgctttatcacagtggtctggaaccaaacctgtaGTATCTTTGAGGAATGCCTGCACTAAGAACACACAGGGTCTGGGCAATTGCCCCCACCTTTGAATTGTGCATCTCAAACCATCTAAAATGGAATTATTAGAGGACTATGATCTCAGATTCAAAATATTATCTCAGCAGAGCTAAGTCTGAACTAAGCAGTCATATTGATGTATTTGGCCAAAGGTTAGATCAATTAAAGAGCACACTGTTCTAGCAAGCCgcagtgtctcacatctgtaatcccaacactctgggaggccaaagcgggcaaatcagttgaagtcaggagtttgagaccagcctggccaacatggtaaaacctcgtttccactaaaaatacaaaaattagccaggcgtggtggcatgtgcccataatcccagctactcaggaggctgaggcagtagaaccacttgaacccgggaggcagaggttgtagtgaacccaGATcctcccattgcactccagcctgggcgacagagtgagactctatctcaaaaaaagaaaaagagtacacCATCCCTGCCACCACCTGTGTAATCCATAACTCAGACTGTTTAAACTGCTCTTTCCCAGTCATGTAAGTGACACCTGTGAGAGTCCCACAGACGGCAGCATCTACAGGCACTCAAGAGTGGATGCAAAGCCAGCGCCAAGCACTGCCCTTGGAGGAGCTATGTGCACTAAAGGTGCTGTGCCCTCATTGACAACAAGCAATCACAGCTCTTAGAGTCAGGATCTACCTGTCTTACATAAGCAGCGTGAATGCATCCTACCCTTCTGTTTTCGGAACCACCCCACAGAAACTGTCAGTCATTGATGAAAGAGAAACTTTTCATCAATATAACATATTTTCCAGGGGCATTACTAAATAATGGTAAATTATCATTTTAGTAATCCAGATATGTTTAAGTGGcctgtataaataaataaatacttcatttagaagaagaaaaatggccgggcatggtggctcacgcctgtagttccagcactttgggaagccgaggtgggtggattacctgaggtcaggagtttgagaccagcctcgccaacatggtgaaacccattactactaaaaatacaaaattagccagacatggtggtgcgtgcttgtaatcccagctacacaggagactaaggcaggaaaatcatttgaactcaggaggcggaagttgcagtgagccaagatcatgccattgcactccagcctaggtgacaagatcaaaactctgtctcaaaaagaaaaagaatgctaTGATTTTGGTGCCAAGCAACGATCTGTCCACTGGGATTTTTATCGTGAGGTTTGGTGGTGGGACTGGCCCAAGGATAACTAGGTTTAGGCCACCTGAAAAGCATAATCAACACTAGTCAGATCTCCTCCTTTCCCTATAAACATCACAGAGGGCAAAGTCGATTTTCACTAAAGCAGCCATTAAATGCTATCTCGCTTACAATATGATCAAGATCATGACTTTCCATTTCAAAGTTGATAGGGtattaatcataaaataaatgtactgaaaaggagaaaagcaCTAAATGATGTTTCCTTACCtgtgacatatttaaaattttcagagtGAAATTTTCTAATCCAGTAATGTTACTCTCCTCACAGTTCACCTTTGGGGATTTCAGACTTTCAGTGTTATTGGAGTCCTCTGTCGGGGCTGCGTCCGATTCCGCCACTTCTGGCTCTGTGTAATACTCCTCTTCTCTATCCGGGAAGTGTGCTCCAGCACCATCCAGAGAGAAAAGGCTCTCTCGGAGGTTGCACCTTGAGTCCTCCTCTCCTCCAGCGCCACAGGTGCCGCCGCTAGGCTCTGAACTCACTTTGTCCTCAGCTTCCCCAGGAATCACAGACAGCATCACCATGTGATCGCCTTGAGTGTCCAGCCCCAGCACCGCATTGGCCTCTTCTGCCGCCCTGTCCCGGCCCATCGGGTCATGTAGGAGCTCCTCCTCACCCAGGTACACAGCCCCCACCTGAAGAGGGTGAGCAGGCTGCTCCTCTGACCATAAACGACCACTTTCCTCTGCAACTAAAACATGCCGGCACATTCAGAGTCATACTTGACTTCAAAACAGATGAACCCCAAAGAATTATAGTTCCCCTCTAACATGAAATTTTCCCCTCTGGAGACAAAAAGGTCTCCTTTCGTTAAACTCTCAGAGAGCTACCCACCATTTCCCAGGTTAGGAAGAAGGTCATGAGCAGGTACTATTAACAGATTAATGAATGTcaaagaaggccgggcacggtggctcacacctgtaatcctagcactttgggaggccccaaggcaggcggatcacttgaggtcaggagttcaagactagcctggccaacatggagaaaccctgtctctattaaaaatgtaaaaattagctgggcatggtggcaggcacctgtaatcccagctactagggaggctgaggcaaggggattgcttgaacctaggaggcggaggttgcagtgagccaagactgtgccactgcactccagtctgggtgacagagcaagactccgtctcaaaaaacaaacaaacaaaataatgaacGTCAAATAATAGACAAACACACAGCTCTGCCCTAAACTTGCTGCTTGCCATGTGGATCATAACCAAAAACATCCCAGTTAGATATATAATTAGGAAAACAGAATATAAACACTTACATTTTTTGAtaagattttcatttgtttgataGTATCCAAGAAAATGATCATAGTTTTATGCAAGATTCTACTAGAGCAAAGCATCTTTGCACACATCATAACCATTCTGTGAGATGGGCAAGACAAGGGTTATCAAGCCCACTGAACAGGTAACTAggcaaggcacagagaggctcaGCACAGTGTCCGATGGCACACAGGTAGTAAGCAGCAAAGCCAAGTCTGGGAGCAAAGTCTTCTGGCTGCTACTCCAGAACGAGCCGTAGGCCCCCTGCCATGATACCTCAGGGATGCTGAGCCACAATGCCTGCAGAACTGCTCAAGCTACACAGCAGCTCCTTCCTGAGGTAGCCTCTGACAAATGGACTCTGCTCTCCTGCCTGCTACCCTTGGGAGTGCTGGGAGATGGGTTCGGAAGtgcagaggcagcagcaggaggaagaagaagagaactTTCTCTCACTTTGGAGCTAGAAGGTGGATCTTGAGCATAATGCTCAGATAATGGAAGAGTCCCAGGCAGTCTCATACATCCATTTTTACCCATCTCCACTCACCTCCGCAGCAATGCCTCCTGCCCTCCAACTCTTATCAACTCAACACCAGCTGCCAGACTTTGTGCCAGGGACCAACCAGCAGAAACCAATGAGGCCAGCAGCCCTCAGGAAACCTCACCATGTGGTTAGGAAACCACAGGCTGGATGATGAGCTCTGCGTGCCCACAGCATGTCACTGGAGTGTCAGTGACCAACTGACTTCAAAGTTGGGAAGGTCTGGGGGCCTCCTAAGGTATGCACATTTGTATAAGATCTCAAAGAATATCCCTgtagagttttttgttgttgctgatgcataatagatgtacatagttTCAAAGCACATGTGATAATATATTCATGCAATTTGTAAAGATCAGATCAATGCATtggg
Protein-coding sequences here:
- the TXNDC15 gene encoding thioredoxin domain-containing protein 15 isoform X3, encoding MGRDRAAEEANAVLGLDTQGDHMVMLSVIPGEAEDKVSSEPSGGTCGAGGEEDSRCNLRESLFSLDGAGAHFPDREEEYYTEPEVAESDAAPTEDSNNTESLKSPKVNCEESNITGLENFTLKILNMSQDLMDFLNPNGSDCTLVLFYTPWCRFSASLAPHFNSLPRAFPALHFLALDASQHSSLSTRFGTVAVPNILLFQGAKPMARFNHTDRTLETLKIFIFNQTGIEAKKNVVVTQADQIGPLPSTLIKSVDWLLVFSLFFLISFIMYATIRTESIRWLIPGQEQEHVE
- the TXNDC15 gene encoding thioredoxin domain-containing protein 15 isoform X1, which codes for MTGRAEVHPGDALDLREGRRCAAHPFLASSQARLPDFSPRAPPARGPWKGAGGRRAGGLEVVGPRSGRLQPAAGSQKAQCVAEESGRLWSEEQPAHPLQVGAVYLGEEELLHDPMGRDRAAEEANAVLGLDTQGDHMVMLSVIPGEAEDKVSSEPSGGTCGAGGEEDSRCNLRESLFSLDGAGAHFPDREEEYYTEPEVAESDAAPTEDSNNTESLKSPKVNCEESNITGLENFTLKILNMSQDLMDFLNPNGSDCTLVLFYTPWCRFSASLAPHFNSLPRAFPALHFLALDASQHSSLSTRFGTVAVPNILLFQGAKPMARFNHTDRTLETLKIFIFNQTGIEAKKNVVVTQADQIGPLPSTLIKSVDWLLVFSLFFLISFIMYATIRTESIRWLIPGQEQEHVE
- the TXNDC15 gene encoding thioredoxin domain-containing protein 15 isoform X2, coding for MRLLGWWHVLLWVLGLPVRGVEVAEESGRLWSEEQPAHPLQVGAVYLGEEELLHDPMGRDRAAEEANAVLGLDTQGDHMVMLSVIPGEAEDKVSSEPSGGTCGAGGEEDSRCNLRESLFSLDGAGAHFPDREEEYYTEPEVAESDAAPTEDSNNTESLKSPKVNCEESNITGLENFTLKILNMSQDLMDFLNPNGSDCTLVLFYTPWCRFSASLAPHFNSLPRAFPALHFLALDASQHSSLSTRFGTVAVPNILLFQGAKPMARFNHTDRTLETLKIFIFNQTGIEAKKNVVVTQADQIGPLPSTLIKSVDWLLVFSLFFLISFIMYATIRTESIRWLIPGQEQEHVE